The following proteins come from a genomic window of Citrobacter europaeus:
- a CDS encoding TolC family outer membrane protein — protein sequence MRNVAPVALLLALTLCTLRVNAEDEPQIITPEGLATSQMLPSLDGAVADLPLSTAAPGSLTLNDAVSRAVSWHPSIRESIGKLLSQNEQIDVAKSKYYPQVSAGMNNGYSNTYTDHGFSPALVISVSQMLYDFGKVASQVRAETAGAAQQQANVLLSIDTIAHATANAIVQVQTWQQMVDAAEEQLTALNGIGRLTRQRNDEGATSLSDVVQTDARIESARSQWAQYQANLDSSKATLMSYLGWNSLNGISNEFPAKLDSSCDVVKPEDKLVPAVLAAWAQANVAQANLDYANAQMTPTISLEPSVQHYLNDKYPSHEVLDKTQYSTWVKVEMPLYQGGGLTARRNAASHAVESAQYSIQRTRLEVRQKLLESRSQALSLATALQILRRQQRLSEQTRELYQQQYLDLGSRPLLDVLNAEQEVYQARFAELQTQNQLRQLQLNCLYNTGSLRQAFALNNRSIQSVEIKL from the coding sequence ATGAGAAATGTCGCGCCTGTTGCCCTGCTGCTGGCATTAACGCTCTGTACCCTGCGGGTGAATGCCGAAGATGAACCGCAAATTATTACGCCGGAAGGACTGGCTACCAGCCAGATGCTTCCCTCGCTGGACGGCGCGGTTGCCGATCTGCCGCTGAGCACTGCCGCCCCCGGCAGCCTGACGCTCAACGACGCGGTAAGTCGCGCCGTGAGCTGGCATCCTTCCATTCGTGAATCGATCGGCAAACTGCTCTCACAAAACGAGCAGATAGACGTGGCGAAATCGAAATATTATCCGCAGGTTTCTGCCGGAATGAACAACGGTTACAGCAATACCTACACCGACCACGGCTTTAGCCCGGCGCTGGTTATTTCGGTGTCACAAATGCTGTACGACTTCGGCAAAGTGGCAAGCCAGGTCCGCGCCGAGACCGCCGGAGCCGCACAACAGCAGGCGAATGTGTTACTCAGTATTGATACCATCGCCCACGCAACCGCCAACGCGATAGTCCAGGTGCAGACATGGCAGCAAATGGTGGATGCCGCCGAAGAGCAACTCACCGCCTTAAACGGCATTGGTCGACTGACCCGTCAACGCAATGATGAAGGGGCAACCTCGCTGTCAGACGTGGTGCAAACCGATGCGCGCATCGAGTCCGCGCGTTCACAGTGGGCGCAGTATCAGGCCAATCTTGACAGCAGCAAGGCCACTCTGATGAGTTACCTCGGCTGGAACTCGCTTAACGGCATCAGCAACGAATTTCCGGCCAAACTGGACAGCAGCTGCGATGTGGTCAAACCGGAAGATAAACTGGTTCCTGCGGTGCTGGCGGCTTGGGCGCAGGCAAATGTGGCGCAGGCAAACCTCGATTACGCCAACGCGCAGATGACGCCCACTATCTCTCTTGAGCCGTCGGTTCAGCACTATCTCAACGACAAATACCCCAGCCATGAGGTGCTCGACAAAACCCAGTACTCCACGTGGGTAAAGGTCGAGATGCCGCTGTATCAGGGGGGCGGACTCACCGCCAGGCGCAACGCCGCCAGTCACGCGGTAGAGTCTGCACAGTACTCCATCCAGCGCACCCGACTCGAAGTACGGCAGAAATTACTGGAGTCCCGCAGCCAGGCGTTGAGCCTCGCCACCGCTCTGCAGATTCTGCGTCGCCAGCAGCGGCTGAGTGAACAAACGCGTGAGCTTTATCAGCAGCAGTATCTGGACCTCGGCTCGCGTCCGCTGCTCGACGTGCTTAACGCCGAGCAAGAGGTGTATCAGGCCCGTTTTGCGGAACTCCAGACTCAAAACCAGTTGCGCCAGCTCCAGTTGAACTGCCTCTATAACACGGGCTCTCTTCGCCAGGCGTTCGCCTTAAATAACCGCAGTATTCAATCGGTGGAGATCAAGCTATGA
- a CDS encoding type I secretion system permease/ATPase: MSDLDSHAEDAIGEHALSQWAQAMTHIANHYRVTCSPGAIQANAPWFAGKSRATALSQLARQAGLSFHALDTATQAFGQWRLPVVAELRDGQLMVIEHFNGEDTLDVFIIAEEGQRNRLTIAELLPEIVSITALRPLSALKDSRVDRYISRFKPDWMRELVLKDIRPYLPVMIAAFLINVLSLAGIIFSMQVYDRVIPAQSYPTLYVLSTGVLVAVLFGFLLREARTHIMDLLGKRADMRISDRVFSHALRLRNSAVPRSTGSFISQLRELEQVREMITSSTMSTIVDLPFFFLFIVVLAFIAPPLAWIAPVAALLMILPGLLLQKKLAVLANQAAHESTLRNAVLVESVQGLEDIKLMQAENRFLQQWNSYIRITGESGLRTRRLTQGLIGWGMSVQSLVYAAIIMFGAPMVIEGTMTTGAVVAASMLGSRMIAPMANLCGVLARWQQVKAAKMGLDSIMQLPTETQYDEDRVHQEIFHGHYLFENAHFRYHSDDQRVPLRISRLEVMPGERVAILGRNGAGKSTLLQAMAGGVEIIQGDVRLDNLSLAQIDMADLRRNIGFLSQNARLFFGTLRENLTLGAPHASDAQIFEALEVSGAAAFVKQLAKGLAHPIMEGGNGLSGGQRQSILLARMLLRSPNIVLLDEPSASLDEHTEREFIQRLNQWLGNRTLIVATHRVPVLELVERVVVLKEGQLVMDAPKAQALNASRAPAPTHGREWKNENQSA, from the coding sequence ATGAGCGACCTCGATTCACATGCGGAAGATGCGATTGGCGAACACGCCCTGAGCCAGTGGGCACAGGCGATGACGCATATTGCCAACCACTATCGCGTTACCTGTTCGCCCGGCGCAATCCAGGCCAACGCCCCATGGTTTGCGGGAAAAAGCCGGGCCACGGCCCTGTCGCAACTGGCGCGTCAGGCGGGACTATCATTTCATGCGCTGGATACCGCCACGCAGGCGTTCGGTCAGTGGCGTCTGCCGGTAGTCGCGGAGCTACGCGACGGCCAACTGATGGTGATAGAACATTTCAACGGTGAAGATACGTTAGATGTTTTTATCATCGCCGAAGAAGGCCAGCGTAACCGGTTAACGATTGCAGAACTTCTGCCGGAGATCGTGAGCATTACCGCGCTGCGCCCGCTGTCGGCGCTGAAGGACAGTCGGGTCGACCGCTATATTTCGCGCTTCAAGCCCGACTGGATGCGCGAACTGGTGTTAAAGGACATCCGCCCTTACCTGCCGGTCATGATTGCCGCCTTTTTGATTAACGTTCTGTCGCTCGCCGGGATTATCTTCTCCATGCAGGTCTATGACCGGGTGATCCCTGCCCAGTCTTATCCAACGCTGTATGTTCTCTCCACCGGCGTTCTGGTCGCGGTGCTGTTTGGCTTTTTGCTGCGCGAAGCGCGTACCCACATAATGGACCTGCTCGGCAAACGCGCCGATATGCGCATTTCCGATCGCGTGTTCAGCCACGCGCTGAGGCTGCGCAACAGCGCCGTTCCCCGTTCGACGGGGAGCTTCATTTCTCAACTGCGCGAGCTGGAACAGGTTCGCGAGATGATCACCTCTTCGACCATGTCGACCATTGTCGATCTGCCGTTTTTCTTTTTGTTTATCGTGGTACTGGCCTTTATCGCCCCGCCGCTGGCATGGATAGCTCCCGTCGCAGCCCTGCTGATGATCCTGCCCGGTTTGCTATTACAGAAGAAGCTGGCGGTGCTCGCCAACCAGGCTGCCCATGAATCCACCCTGCGCAACGCAGTGTTGGTCGAAAGCGTTCAGGGGCTGGAAGACATCAAGCTGATGCAGGCGGAAAACCGCTTTTTACAGCAGTGGAACAGCTACATCCGCATTACCGGAGAGTCCGGGCTGCGCACGCGCAGGCTGACTCAGGGGCTGATTGGTTGGGGTATGTCGGTACAAAGCCTGGTCTACGCCGCCATCATTATGTTCGGCGCGCCGATGGTCATTGAAGGCACCATGACCACCGGGGCGGTGGTGGCCGCTTCGATGCTCGGTTCCAGAATGATTGCCCCGATGGCTAATCTGTGTGGCGTGCTGGCGCGCTGGCAACAGGTCAAGGCCGCGAAGATGGGGTTAGACAGCATCATGCAGCTTCCCACCGAAACGCAGTACGATGAAGACCGGGTGCATCAGGAGATTTTTCACGGTCATTATCTGTTTGAAAACGCGCACTTTCGCTACCACAGCGACGATCAGCGCGTTCCACTGCGCATCTCGCGTCTGGAGGTCATGCCCGGCGAACGGGTGGCGATCCTCGGGCGTAACGGTGCCGGAAAATCAACCCTGCTACAGGCCATGGCGGGCGGAGTGGAGATTATCCAGGGCGATGTCCGACTCGACAACCTCAGTCTGGCGCAGATCGATATGGCTGATTTACGCCGCAACATCGGCTTTCTTAGCCAGAACGCACGGCTGTTTTTCGGCACCCTGCGCGAGAATCTGACCCTCGGCGCACCGCACGCCAGCGACGCGCAGATCTTCGAAGCACTGGAGGTCAGCGGCGCGGCGGCTTTCGTTAAACAACTCGCCAAAGGGCTGGCACATCCCATTATGGAGGGCGGCAACGGTTTGTCCGGTGGACAACGGCAGTCGATCCTGCTGGCAAGAATGCTGCTGCGATCGCCCAATATCGTGCTGCTCGATGAACCCAGCGCCTCGCTGGATGAACATACCGAGCGGGAGTTTATTCAGCGCCTGAACCAGTGGCTGGGCAACCGCACACTGATTGTCGCCACCCATCGCGTACCGGTCCTGGAACTGGTCGAGCGCGTGGTGGTGTTAAAAGAAGGCCAACTGGTCATGGATGCCCCGAAAGCGCAGGCGTTGAATGCGAGCCGGGCACCCGCCCCAACTCACGGTCGGGAGTGGAAAAATGAAAACCAATCCGCATGA
- a CDS encoding HlyD family efflux transporter periplasmic adaptor subunit, whose product MDDLDIRREHRFSGASRIILLSTLLFAVLGIWAYFGKLDEVSTGSGKVIPSSREQILQSLDGGILAELTVREGDKVQANQIVARLDPTRSESNVGESAARYRASLASSARLNAEVNDLPLVFPDSLRAWPDLIASETRLYKSRRAQLADSMAELQDALVSVNKELAITQRLEKSGAASHVEVLRLQRQKSDLGLKITDLRSQYFVQAREALSKANAEVDMLAAILKGREDSVTRLTVRAPMRGIVKNIQVTTIGGVIPPNGEMMEIVPLDDHLLIETRLSPRDIAFIHPGQRALVKITAYDYAIYGGLEGVVETISPDTIQDKVKPEIFYYRVFIRTHQDFLQNKLGRHFSIVPGMIATVDIKTGEKTIVDYLIKPFNRAKEALRER is encoded by the coding sequence ATGGATGACCTTGATATCCGTCGCGAGCACCGTTTTTCCGGGGCCAGCCGCATTATTCTGCTCAGCACGCTGCTGTTTGCCGTCCTGGGTATCTGGGCATATTTCGGCAAGCTGGATGAAGTCTCAACCGGCAGCGGGAAAGTAATACCCAGCTCGCGAGAGCAGATCTTGCAGTCGCTGGATGGCGGCATTCTCGCCGAGCTTACGGTTCGCGAGGGCGATAAAGTGCAGGCCAATCAAATTGTGGCGCGCCTCGACCCCACCCGCTCTGAGTCCAACGTTGGGGAGAGCGCCGCCCGTTATCGCGCCTCACTGGCTTCCAGCGCAAGGCTTAATGCCGAAGTTAACGATCTGCCGCTGGTCTTTCCCGATTCACTGCGCGCCTGGCCGGATCTCATCGCCTCCGAAACTCGCCTGTATAAAAGCCGCCGCGCGCAGCTTGCGGATTCAATGGCGGAACTGCAGGATGCGCTGGTCTCGGTCAATAAAGAGCTGGCCATCACCCAACGGCTGGAGAAAAGCGGCGCGGCCAGCCACGTAGAAGTGCTGCGCCTGCAACGACAAAAAAGCGATCTGGGATTAAAAATCACCGACCTGCGCTCGCAATATTTCGTGCAGGCGCGGGAAGCGCTGTCAAAAGCTAACGCCGAAGTGGACATGCTGGCGGCTATTTTGAAAGGACGCGAGGATTCCGTCACCCGTCTGACCGTTCGCGCGCCGATGCGCGGTATCGTGAAAAACATCCAGGTCACCACCATTGGCGGCGTAATCCCGCCTAATGGCGAGATGATGGAGATTGTGCCGCTTGACGACCATCTGCTGATAGAAACCCGCCTGTCGCCGCGCGATATCGCGTTCATCCACCCCGGTCAGCGGGCACTGGTGAAGATAACCGCCTATGACTACGCCATTTACGGCGGTCTGGAAGGCGTAGTCGAAACCATCTCTCCGGACACCATTCAGGACAAAGTGAAACCGGAAATCTTCTACTACCGCGTGTTTATCCGCACCCATCAGGACTTCTTGCAGAACAAACTGGGACGCCATTTCTCCATCGTACCAGGCATGATTGCCACAGTGGATATAAAAACAGGTGAAAAAACCATCGTCGACTATTTAATCAAACCGTTTAATCGCGCAAAAGAAGCGCTGCGCGAACGATAA
- a CDS encoding tyrosine-type recombinase/integrase — protein MAKIAKKLTDTEIKSTKPADKEINLFDGDGLILRIAPLSKGGKKNWYFRYAVPVTKKRTKVSLGTYPHLTLAKARALREEYLSLLANGIDPQVHNSNKANALKNATEHTLQAVARKWLDEKVKTSGISQDHAEDIWRSLERNIFPGLGNVPVNEIRPKLLKQHLDPIEQRGVLETLRRIISRLNEIFRYAATEELIEFNPADNLGQRFSKPKKQNMPALPPSELPRFLVALNNASIRLETRLLIEWQLLTWVRPGEAVRARWSDINIETGMWNIPSDFMKMKKPHKVPLSKEALRVLDSMKAISGHREWVFPSIKAPLNHMHEQTANAAIIRMGFGGELVAHGMRSIARTAAEESGKFRTDVLEAALAHSKKDEIIAAYNRAEYLTERVALMQWWSDYVIAQKFKAIAA, from the coding sequence ATGGCAAAAATCGCTAAGAAGCTCACTGACACTGAAATCAAAAGCACCAAGCCAGCCGACAAAGAAATCAACTTGTTTGACGGAGATGGTTTGATACTACGAATCGCTCCCCTCTCGAAAGGAGGGAAGAAGAATTGGTATTTCAGGTATGCAGTGCCAGTGACCAAAAAGCGAACTAAAGTGAGCTTAGGAACCTATCCTCATCTTACACTTGCCAAGGCACGAGCTTTACGTGAAGAATACCTTTCCTTGCTTGCCAATGGCATTGATCCCCAAGTCCATAACAGCAATAAAGCTAATGCCTTAAAGAATGCTACTGAACACACTCTCCAAGCCGTGGCAAGAAAATGGTTAGATGAGAAGGTAAAGACCTCAGGTATCTCACAAGACCATGCAGAAGACATCTGGCGAAGCCTGGAGAGAAATATCTTTCCCGGATTGGGTAATGTTCCTGTCAATGAGATCCGACCCAAACTCTTAAAGCAACATCTTGACCCTATTGAGCAACGAGGTGTCCTTGAAACACTTCGCCGCATCATATCCCGCCTGAATGAAATTTTCCGCTATGCAGCAACAGAAGAACTCATAGAATTCAACCCGGCAGACAACCTGGGGCAACGGTTCAGTAAGCCTAAAAAGCAGAATATGCCTGCATTACCCCCTTCCGAACTCCCCCGCTTCCTGGTTGCTCTAAACAATGCTTCTATCCGTTTAGAAACACGATTATTGATTGAATGGCAGCTTCTAACATGGGTTCGTCCAGGCGAAGCAGTTCGTGCAAGATGGTCTGATATTAATATAGAAACCGGCATGTGGAACATACCATCCGATTTTATGAAGATGAAGAAGCCACATAAGGTCCCATTAAGTAAAGAAGCTTTGCGAGTATTGGATTCAATGAAAGCCATCAGTGGGCACAGAGAGTGGGTTTTCCCCAGTATCAAAGCTCCACTCAATCACATGCATGAACAAACAGCTAATGCGGCCATAATCCGTATGGGCTTCGGAGGTGAGCTTGTAGCTCACGGTATGCGATCAATCGCTAGAACGGCTGCTGAGGAGTCTGGCAAGTTTAGGACTGATGTCCTCGAAGCTGCTCTTGCACACTCGAAGAAGGATGAAATAATAGCAGCTTACAATCGAGCAGAATACCTAACAGAACGAGTTGCTCTTATGCAGTGGTGGAGTGATTATGTCATTGCTCAAAAATTTAAAGCTATTGCGGCATAA
- a CDS encoding DUF6119 family protein → MKIKLSIYKTKRFSDDIDQVLNLERVKRPVEFDMEDARAYLYVKEYMDPKPPEWTTFFMGQNPGIEPDFFGMNSSTGAVLVIEANNSRYLIPFGTGHHLINDGSIVKGFGLKTTLNSIEHKKIRSLDKGSHNETNLLTRSQSSKEVDIYNLKIDSEMDILTTLTGTSTEDILGSKITGKDAFVIMPDIELKAIPALLTKIDSIYLLPLPEEFEWVNNIKEADEQEVEILDSLLIDRIKEKDFNDLWLGEPEIVDWENQIGYCFDKRQRFIHETLSIYHVCDYFDGKKTEVTVDELKKSYLHVLNADFESIKKWSLYRCLYAEIKEGDQNYILRDSIWYVADRNFVSTIDDEMKKIIHYEESDKFPVYSYKREEDYNKKLCHDDNSFTHMDQKFIHHGGGKSKIEFCDLIRGQSDFIHVKYYTGSQSMSHLFSQGFIGSELFISDSEFRGKLNEKLPAHIKLADHINRPDAKKYKLVFAIASNKNLPEDLPLFSKINLKNFHKSITNFGYEVRICKIAVDPDIYKKKLCKPQKNKL, encoded by the coding sequence ATGAAGATAAAACTCTCTATTTATAAAACAAAAAGGTTTAGCGATGATATTGATCAGGTTTTGAATTTGGAAAGGGTCAAAAGACCTGTTGAATTCGATATGGAGGATGCACGAGCATATCTATATGTAAAGGAGTACATGGACCCAAAACCTCCTGAATGGACCACCTTTTTTATGGGCCAAAACCCTGGCATAGAACCTGATTTCTTCGGTATGAATAGTAGCACAGGAGCAGTATTAGTTATTGAAGCTAACAATTCCAGATATCTTATTCCCTTTGGAACCGGTCATCACTTAATCAATGATGGCAGCATTGTCAAAGGATTTGGGCTTAAAACAACTCTTAATAGTATAGAACATAAAAAAATTCGCAGTTTAGATAAAGGCAGTCACAACGAAACGAACCTGTTAACTCGCAGTCAGAGCAGTAAAGAAGTCGATATATACAACCTAAAAATAGATTCTGAGATGGATATTCTCACAACTCTCACAGGCACTTCGACAGAAGATATTTTAGGAAGTAAAATTACTGGCAAAGATGCGTTTGTGATCATGCCGGATATTGAATTGAAGGCTATTCCAGCACTGTTGACCAAAATAGACTCTATTTACTTATTACCTCTTCCTGAAGAATTCGAATGGGTTAACAATATCAAGGAGGCTGATGAACAAGAAGTTGAGATATTGGATTCGCTTTTGATTGATCGGATAAAGGAAAAAGACTTCAATGATTTATGGCTTGGAGAGCCAGAAATAGTAGACTGGGAAAATCAAATAGGCTATTGCTTTGATAAGAGACAAAGGTTCATTCATGAAACCTTATCAATATACCATGTTTGTGATTATTTTGATGGTAAGAAAACTGAAGTAACTGTTGATGAACTCAAAAAAAGTTACCTGCATGTTTTGAACGCCGATTTTGAATCGATAAAAAAATGGTCTTTATATAGGTGCCTCTATGCCGAGATAAAGGAAGGTGATCAGAACTATATTCTTCGAGACTCTATATGGTATGTTGCAGATAGGAATTTTGTATCGACTATTGATGATGAAATGAAAAAAATAATTCATTATGAGGAGTCGGATAAATTTCCTGTATATTCATATAAACGAGAGGAGGATTATAATAAGAAACTTTGCCACGATGATAATTCCTTTACACACATGGATCAGAAATTCATTCATCATGGTGGTGGTAAAAGTAAGATTGAATTTTGTGATCTTATCAGAGGTCAATCAGATTTTATCCATGTAAAATATTATACTGGTTCGCAAAGTATGAGCCATCTTTTTTCACAAGGATTTATAGGTTCTGAACTTTTTATAAGTGACTCTGAATTTCGAGGCAAACTTAATGAGAAACTACCTGCTCATATAAAATTAGCCGATCATATAAATAGACCAGATGCTAAAAAATATAAGCTAGTTTTCGCCATAGCTTCTAATAAAAATCTTCCCGAAGATTTACCTTTGTTTTCTAAAATAAACTTGAAAAATTTCCACAAGAGTATTACCAATTTTGGGTATGAGGTCAGGATCTGCAAAATTGCTGTGGACCCAGATATTTATAAAAAGAAGCTATGTAAACCACAAAAGAACAAGCTTTAA
- the hxsA gene encoding His-Xaa-Ser repeat protein HxsA, whose translation MKKFNFAALLPGFLALNNSVWASDSSTGASDLPGMTLNEHDLVIAPLNTEVPFYIAGHRSHSSHRSHSSHRSSSGGGYYGGSTPYYPKTYSSPSSSGSSTSGTNSSSSSSSVRSLRSNDTDASTTTNSAGMNGTTRASSGLASDTEKRKRLIMRVQFALLDKGFYNGNIDGSMGPATRTAIKNYRVAYGLPTPVRETLDAQLLNSLNILAR comes from the coding sequence ATGAAAAAATTTAATTTCGCTGCTCTGCTTCCGGGATTTTTAGCACTCAATAATTCTGTATGGGCAAGTGATTCCTCCACTGGAGCAAGTGATTTGCCCGGCATGACTCTTAATGAGCATGATTTAGTCATAGCTCCACTTAACACGGAAGTACCTTTCTACATTGCAGGGCATCGTAGTCATAGCTCCCATCGAAGCCATAGTTCTCATAGATCTTCGTCTGGTGGTGGGTACTATGGTGGAAGCACTCCTTATTATCCTAAAACATACAGTTCACCAAGCTCATCAGGCTCATCCACTTCAGGTACAAATTCGTCATCGTCTTCTTCATCTGTTCGTTCGCTTCGCTCTAATGACACCGATGCCTCTACGACCACAAACTCTGCTGGAATGAATGGAACTACTCGTGCAAGTAGTGGGCTGGCTTCTGATACTGAGAAGCGTAAGCGTTTGATCATGCGAGTGCAGTTCGCATTATTGGATAAAGGGTTTTATAACGGCAATATAGACGGAAGTATGGGGCCTGCGACACGAACTGCTATCAAAAATTACAGAGTTGCATATGGGCTTCCTACTCCAGTAAGAGAAACATTAGATGCTCAGTTATTGAACTCTTTGAATATACTGGCTCGTTAA
- the hxsC gene encoding His-Xaa-Ser system radical SAM maturase HxsC: MSEVLRNDIFRFTADLPVQQGFYRLCKFKPENPQFYLPNLLVSETQLDSRLPAYFADFVVSTDLFNSIEDGDIGIVNNGNMIRVILSRRANHNTVLVTERCNNSCLFCSQPPKTGNDDWLLNQSALAIASFSLNGVVGVSGGEPLLYGEDFLQFLDLIIENSPETALHVLTNGRKFADVSFTQQMKERSEKLKITFGIPLYSSRSSVHDYLVGSVGAFDETVRGLINAGNSGINIELRIIPTLANYMELDKIIEFSSRVFSNINQISLMGLESIGWARKNWSSIFIEHDSYGEKILSAIGTAQRSGIPLTIFNYPLCHLPERAWGFATQSISDWKNYYPKECDECTQKSSCAGYFSSSKGRFHQSPRPII, translated from the coding sequence ATGTCTGAGGTGCTGAGAAACGACATTTTCAGGTTTACGGCAGATCTGCCAGTTCAGCAAGGTTTCTATCGCCTGTGCAAATTTAAGCCCGAAAATCCTCAATTCTATCTGCCAAATTTACTGGTCAGTGAAACTCAACTTGATTCCAGACTTCCTGCATATTTTGCAGACTTCGTTGTGAGCACTGATCTTTTCAATTCCATAGAAGATGGTGATATAGGGATTGTTAACAATGGCAACATGATTAGAGTGATTTTGTCACGGAGAGCAAACCATAACACTGTTCTGGTAACTGAAAGGTGCAACAACAGTTGTCTTTTTTGTTCTCAGCCTCCTAAGACAGGAAACGATGACTGGCTTCTTAACCAGTCAGCACTTGCCATCGCCTCTTTCTCACTGAATGGTGTAGTAGGAGTGAGTGGGGGAGAACCTCTACTGTATGGCGAAGATTTCCTGCAATTTCTGGACTTAATAATCGAAAACTCACCTGAGACAGCTTTGCATGTTTTGACCAATGGACGAAAGTTTGCAGATGTCAGTTTTACTCAACAGATGAAAGAGCGAAGCGAAAAGCTCAAAATAACTTTCGGTATTCCTCTTTATTCTTCAAGGTCGTCAGTTCATGACTATCTGGTTGGAAGCGTCGGGGCATTTGATGAGACAGTTAGGGGGCTTATCAATGCCGGTAACTCAGGGATCAACATTGAGTTAAGAATCATTCCGACACTGGCTAACTATATGGAACTGGACAAAATCATAGAGTTCTCTAGTCGCGTGTTCTCCAATATCAACCAGATTTCTCTAATGGGGTTAGAATCTATTGGCTGGGCACGTAAAAACTGGTCATCAATCTTCATTGAGCATGATAGCTATGGTGAGAAAATTCTCTCTGCCATAGGAACAGCACAAAGGTCAGGCATCCCCCTGACAATCTTCAATTACCCATTGTGCCATCTTCCTGAAAGAGCCTGGGGATTTGCTACTCAATCAATTTCTGACTGGAAAAATTACTATCCCAAAGAATGTGATGAATGTACTCAGAAGTCTTCATGTGCTGGTTATTTCAGTTCATCAAAAGGCCGTTTTCATCAATCACCGAGACCAATTATATGA
- the hxsB gene encoding His-Xaa-Ser system radical SAM maturase HxsB: protein MRLMPFNFDRMPDDHVFISNLAGFHHFLGEQEFLDLINGHISQEQSSSLESKLFISGDDNSSVTPYALSSAFAKRLMNELAARPIFMIVPTLRCDHTCKYCQVSRASATADGYDLNPKLLPQIVNTIKKLGTPPYKIEVQGGEPLLRFDLVQSIYHECEISLGSDAFEMVIATSLSLLDESILSWVKERNITFSVSLDGNEAVHNKNRILTDFQAHNKAVTGIRKITEELGENRVATVTTVTKELTKEPASIVDAHLSLGLTDMFIRPVSPYGFAQKQSFTFSMPEYFDFYKELMQEVLIQNEKGIPVIEHSAAIHLKRIFNPGFSGYADLKSPSGVVLNCILFNYDGKVYGSDESRMLQKVNPEADFSAGEFASLSFSSNEYYRSALSSSFNFAMPGCDTCAYQPFCGADPCQNISVHGEPVGDKSRSTFCQYHKGMFRFLLNEISQDGPMAKMLKGWTYV, encoded by the coding sequence AGTCAAGAACAGTCCTCATCGCTTGAAAGCAAACTTTTCATCAGCGGAGATGATAATTCCTCTGTTACCCCTTATGCATTAAGTTCGGCTTTTGCCAAACGACTCATGAACGAACTGGCGGCCAGGCCAATCTTTATGATTGTACCTACTCTTCGTTGCGATCATACTTGCAAATATTGCCAGGTCAGCAGGGCATCGGCCACCGCTGATGGTTATGATCTCAACCCTAAACTGTTACCGCAAATTGTTAACACCATAAAGAAACTGGGTACACCTCCCTACAAGATAGAAGTACAGGGCGGTGAACCACTTCTCAGGTTTGATCTTGTCCAGTCAATCTATCACGAGTGCGAGATTTCATTGGGTAGTGATGCTTTCGAAATGGTGATTGCTACAAGTCTGTCATTACTTGATGAAAGCATCCTCTCATGGGTTAAAGAGCGGAATATAACCTTCTCTGTCTCGCTTGATGGGAATGAAGCCGTCCATAACAAGAATCGTATTCTTACTGACTTTCAGGCTCACAACAAAGCAGTAACAGGTATTCGGAAAATCACAGAAGAACTTGGGGAAAACCGGGTAGCAACTGTCACTACTGTTACTAAGGAACTGACAAAGGAGCCAGCTTCCATAGTAGATGCCCATCTGTCTCTGGGTCTTACAGACATGTTTATCAGGCCTGTTAGTCCTTATGGGTTTGCTCAGAAGCAGAGCTTCACTTTTTCAATGCCAGAGTATTTTGATTTTTATAAAGAGTTAATGCAGGAAGTGTTGATTCAGAATGAAAAGGGAATACCTGTCATTGAGCACTCGGCTGCTATCCATCTCAAAAGAATTTTCAATCCGGGATTCAGTGGTTATGCAGATCTAAAATCGCCAAGCGGAGTCGTGCTGAACTGCATCCTGTTCAATTATGACGGTAAAGTCTACGGTAGTGATGAAAGTCGTATGCTTCAGAAAGTAAACCCGGAAGCAGATTTCAGTGCAGGAGAGTTTGCCTCACTCTCATTCAGTAGCAACGAATACTACCGTTCCGCTCTTTCATCCTCATTCAATTTTGCTATGCCGGGATGCGATACCTGTGCTTATCAGCCTTTCTGTGGGGCAGATCCTTGCCAAAACATTAGTGTTCATGGCGAACCTGTTGGTGACAAGAGTCGGTCTACTTTCTGCCAGTATCACAAAGGCATGTTCCGCTTCCTTCTGAATGAAATTTCTCAGGATGGGCCGATGGCAAAGATGCTAAAAGGGTGGACTTATGTCTGA